The Balaenoptera acutorostrata chromosome 10, mBalAcu1.1, whole genome shotgun sequence genome has a window encoding:
- the ATP6V1G2 gene encoding V-type proton ATPase subunit G 2 isoform X2, whose product MASQSQGIQQLLQAEKRAAEKVADARKRKARRLKQAKEEAQMEVEQYRREREQEFQSKQQAAMGSQGNLSAEVEQATRRQVQGMQSSQQRSRERVLAQLLGMVCDVRPQVHPNYRIAA is encoded by the exons ATGGCCAGTCAATCCCAGGGTATCCAGCAGCTCCTGCAAGCCGAGAAGCGGGCGGCTGAGAAGGTGGCAGATGCCAGAAAGA GGAAGGCCCGGCGTCTGAAACAGGCAAAGGAGGAGGCACAGATGGAAGTGGAGCAATAccgcagagagagagagcaggaattCCAGAGCAAGCAGCAGGCA GCCATGGGCTCCCAAGGGAATCTGTCAGCTGAGGTGGAGCAGGCTACAAGGCGCCAGGTGCAGGGCATGCAGAGCTCCCAGCAGAGAAGCCGCGAACGTGTCCTGGCCCAGCTTCTTGGCATGGTCTGTGACGTCAGGCCCCAGGTCCACCCCAACTACCGGATTGCTGCCTAG
- the NFKBIL1 gene encoding NF-kappa-B inhibitor-like protein 1 isoform X3, which produces MASTSRRQRRERRFRRYLSAGRLVRAQALLQRHPGLDVDAGQPPPLHRACARHDAPALCLLLRLGADPAHQDRHGDTALHAAARQGPDAYTDFFLPLLSRCPSAMGIKNKDGETPGQILGWGPPWDSAEEEEEDEASKEREWRQKLQGELEDEWQEVIGRFEDDASHETQEPESFSAWSDRMAREHAQKRPQQREAEGACRPPRAEGSGQSRRQQEEEQRLFRERARAKEEELRESRARRAQEAPGDRVPEPARAGPRAEHPRGAGRGRLWRFGDVPWPCPGGGDPEAMAAALVARGPPLEEQGALRRYLRVQQVRWHPDRFLQRFRSQIETWELGRVMGAVTALSQALNRHAEALK; this is translated from the exons ATGGCCTCCACTTCCCGTCGCCAACGCCGAGAGCGTCGCTTCCGTCGTTATTTGTCTGCAGGACGGCTAGTCCGGGCCCAAGCCCTCCTCCAGCGACACCCAGGCCTTGATGTAGATGCTGGGCAGCCTCCACCACTACACCGGGCCTGCGCCCGCCACGATGCCCCTGCCCTGTGCCTGCTTCTTCGGCTTGGGGCTGACCCTGCCCACCAGGACCGCCACGGGGACACGGCGCTGCATGCTGCTGCCCGCCAGGGCCCTGATG CCTACACGGATTTCTTCCTGCCACTGCTGAGTCGCTGTCCCTCTGCCATGGGAATAAAGAATAAGGATGGGGAGACCCCAGGGCAAATTCTGGGCTGGGGACCCCCCTGGGATTCTGccgaagaggaggaagaagatgagGCCTCTAAGGAACGGGAATGGAGACAGAAGCTGCAGGGAGAGCTGGAGGACGAGTGGCAGGAAGTCATTGGGAGATTTGAAG ATGATGCTTCCCATGAGACCCAGGAACCCGAGTCCTTCTCAGCCTGGTCAGATCGCATGGCCCGGGAACATGCCCAGAAGCGCCCGCAACAGCGTGAGGCAGAGGGGGCCTGCCGACCCCCACGGGCTGAGGGTTCCGGTCAGAGCCGGCGgcagcaggaggaggagcagCGGCTCTTCCGGGAGCGAGCCCGGGCCAAGGAGGAAGAACTGCGTGAGAGCCGAGCCAGGAGGGCACAGGAGGCTCCTGGGGATCGAGTGCCGGAGCCAGccagggctgggcccagggcAGAGCACCCCAGAGGAGCAGGGAGGGGCAGACTCTGGCGCTTCGGTGACgtgccctggccctgccctggcGGAGGAGACCCAGAGGCCATGGCTGCAGCCCTGGTGGCCAGGGGCCCTCCCTTGGAGGAGCAGGGGGCTCTGAGGAGGTACTTGAGGGTCCAGCAGGTCCGCTGGCACCCCGACCGCTTCCTGCAACGATTCCGAAGCCAGATTGAGACCTGGGAGCTGGGCCGAGTGATGGGAGCTGTGACAGCCCTTTCTCAGGCCCTGAATCGCCATGCGGAGGCCCTCAAGTGA
- the NFKBIL1 gene encoding NF-kappa-B inhibitor-like protein 1 isoform X1 → MSNPSPQVPEGEASTSVCRPKSSMASTSRRQRRERRFRRYLSAGRLVRAQALLQRHPGLDVDAGQPPPLHRACARHDAPALCLLLRLGADPAHQDRHGDTALHAAARQGPDAYTDFFLPLLSRCPSAMGIKNKDGETPGQILGWGPPWDSAEEEEEDEASKEREWRQKLQGELEDEWQEVIGRFEDDASHETQEPESFSAWSDRMAREHAQKRPQQREAEGACRPPRAEGSGQSRRQQEEEQRLFRERARAKEEELRESRARRAQEAPGDRVPEPARAGPRAEHPRGAGRGRLWRFGDVPWPCPGGGDPEAMAAALVARGPPLEEQGALRRYLRVQQVRWHPDRFLQRFRSQIETWELGRVMGAVTALSQALNRHAEALK, encoded by the exons ATGAGTAACCCCTCCCCCCAAGTCCCAGAGGGAGAAGCCTCTACATCTGTCTGCCGG CCCAAGAGTTCCATGGCCTCCACTTCCCGTCGCCAACGCCGAGAGCGTCGCTTCCGTCGTTATTTGTCTGCAGGACGGCTAGTCCGGGCCCAAGCCCTCCTCCAGCGACACCCAGGCCTTGATGTAGATGCTGGGCAGCCTCCACCACTACACCGGGCCTGCGCCCGCCACGATGCCCCTGCCCTGTGCCTGCTTCTTCGGCTTGGGGCTGACCCTGCCCACCAGGACCGCCACGGGGACACGGCGCTGCATGCTGCTGCCCGCCAGGGCCCTGATG CCTACACGGATTTCTTCCTGCCACTGCTGAGTCGCTGTCCCTCTGCCATGGGAATAAAGAATAAGGATGGGGAGACCCCAGGGCAAATTCTGGGCTGGGGACCCCCCTGGGATTCTGccgaagaggaggaagaagatgagGCCTCTAAGGAACGGGAATGGAGACAGAAGCTGCAGGGAGAGCTGGAGGACGAGTGGCAGGAAGTCATTGGGAGATTTGAAG ATGATGCTTCCCATGAGACCCAGGAACCCGAGTCCTTCTCAGCCTGGTCAGATCGCATGGCCCGGGAACATGCCCAGAAGCGCCCGCAACAGCGTGAGGCAGAGGGGGCCTGCCGACCCCCACGGGCTGAGGGTTCCGGTCAGAGCCGGCGgcagcaggaggaggagcagCGGCTCTTCCGGGAGCGAGCCCGGGCCAAGGAGGAAGAACTGCGTGAGAGCCGAGCCAGGAGGGCACAGGAGGCTCCTGGGGATCGAGTGCCGGAGCCAGccagggctgggcccagggcAGAGCACCCCAGAGGAGCAGGGAGGGGCAGACTCTGGCGCTTCGGTGACgtgccctggccctgccctggcGGAGGAGACCCAGAGGCCATGGCTGCAGCCCTGGTGGCCAGGGGCCCTCCCTTGGAGGAGCAGGGGGCTCTGAGGAGGTACTTGAGGGTCCAGCAGGTCCGCTGGCACCCCGACCGCTTCCTGCAACGATTCCGAAGCCAGATTGAGACCTGGGAGCTGGGCCGAGTGATGGGAGCTGTGACAGCCCTTTCTCAGGCCCTGAATCGCCATGCGGAGGCCCTCAAGTGA
- the NFKBIL1 gene encoding NF-kappa-B inhibitor-like protein 1 isoform X2, protein MTDAVSEATKPKSSMASTSRRQRRERRFRRYLSAGRLVRAQALLQRHPGLDVDAGQPPPLHRACARHDAPALCLLLRLGADPAHQDRHGDTALHAAARQGPDAYTDFFLPLLSRCPSAMGIKNKDGETPGQILGWGPPWDSAEEEEEDEASKEREWRQKLQGELEDEWQEVIGRFEDDASHETQEPESFSAWSDRMAREHAQKRPQQREAEGACRPPRAEGSGQSRRQQEEEQRLFRERARAKEEELRESRARRAQEAPGDRVPEPARAGPRAEHPRGAGRGRLWRFGDVPWPCPGGGDPEAMAAALVARGPPLEEQGALRRYLRVQQVRWHPDRFLQRFRSQIETWELGRVMGAVTALSQALNRHAEALK, encoded by the exons ATGACCGATGCCGTTTCGGAAGCTACCAAG CCCAAGAGTTCCATGGCCTCCACTTCCCGTCGCCAACGCCGAGAGCGTCGCTTCCGTCGTTATTTGTCTGCAGGACGGCTAGTCCGGGCCCAAGCCCTCCTCCAGCGACACCCAGGCCTTGATGTAGATGCTGGGCAGCCTCCACCACTACACCGGGCCTGCGCCCGCCACGATGCCCCTGCCCTGTGCCTGCTTCTTCGGCTTGGGGCTGACCCTGCCCACCAGGACCGCCACGGGGACACGGCGCTGCATGCTGCTGCCCGCCAGGGCCCTGATG CCTACACGGATTTCTTCCTGCCACTGCTGAGTCGCTGTCCCTCTGCCATGGGAATAAAGAATAAGGATGGGGAGACCCCAGGGCAAATTCTGGGCTGGGGACCCCCCTGGGATTCTGccgaagaggaggaagaagatgagGCCTCTAAGGAACGGGAATGGAGACAGAAGCTGCAGGGAGAGCTGGAGGACGAGTGGCAGGAAGTCATTGGGAGATTTGAAG ATGATGCTTCCCATGAGACCCAGGAACCCGAGTCCTTCTCAGCCTGGTCAGATCGCATGGCCCGGGAACATGCCCAGAAGCGCCCGCAACAGCGTGAGGCAGAGGGGGCCTGCCGACCCCCACGGGCTGAGGGTTCCGGTCAGAGCCGGCGgcagcaggaggaggagcagCGGCTCTTCCGGGAGCGAGCCCGGGCCAAGGAGGAAGAACTGCGTGAGAGCCGAGCCAGGAGGGCACAGGAGGCTCCTGGGGATCGAGTGCCGGAGCCAGccagggctgggcccagggcAGAGCACCCCAGAGGAGCAGGGAGGGGCAGACTCTGGCGCTTCGGTGACgtgccctggccctgccctggcGGAGGAGACCCAGAGGCCATGGCTGCAGCCCTGGTGGCCAGGGGCCCTCCCTTGGAGGAGCAGGGGGCTCTGAGGAGGTACTTGAGGGTCCAGCAGGTCCGCTGGCACCCCGACCGCTTCCTGCAACGATTCCGAAGCCAGATTGAGACCTGGGAGCTGGGCCGAGTGATGGGAGCTGTGACAGCCCTTTCTCAGGCCCTGAATCGCCATGCGGAGGCCCTCAAGTGA
- the ATP6V1G2 gene encoding V-type proton ATPase subunit G 2 isoform X1: protein MASQSQGIQQLLQAEKRAAEKVADARKRKARRLKQAKEEAQMEVEQYRREREQEFQSKQQAAFSKGNPGARGTIEPWKVLLPVPYVCAVVRRKARVEGSREPEVKAGSLLRRCCRRHTPSPCSALLSETSVFLFLYCSSSPHFPSLSSLILRELIQRPLPFSPCRPSYGRERCGQ from the exons ATGGCCAGTCAATCCCAGGGTATCCAGCAGCTCCTGCAAGCCGAGAAGCGGGCGGCTGAGAAGGTGGCAGATGCCAGAAAGA GGAAGGCCCGGCGTCTGAAACAGGCAAAGGAGGAGGCACAGATGGAAGTGGAGCAATAccgcagagagagagagcaggaattCCAGAGCAAGCAGCAGGCA GCATTTTCTAAAGGCAACCCAGGAGCGCGCGGAACTATAGAGCCGTGGAAGGTCCTTCTTCCGGTCCCTTACGTCTGCGCGGTCGTAAGGCGGAAGGCCAGGGTAGAGGGAAGCCGGGAACCGGAAGTGAAGGCAGGTTCCCTTCTTCGTCGCTGTTGCCGCCGCCATACGCCTTCGCCTTGCTCAG ctcttCTGTCAGAAACTagtgtgtttcttttcctttactgTTCCTCAAGCCCccactttccttctctgtcttccctTATTCTGCGTGAACTCATCCAGagacccctccccttctccccctgccGGCCCAGTTATGGCAGAGAACGATGTGGACAATGA